The following proteins are co-located in the Maridesulfovibrio sp. genome:
- a CDS encoding precorrin-8X methylmutase → MSGKVELMAVAKPGDIEKKSFEIIDSEVPEPRRFDGIEWQIARRMVHTTADFELIDLVRFHPDAVSAGLAALREGCSIVTDTEMARCGIPMRRMTPLGCEVRCLMNDPEVIASAKKNSTTRAHAALELAASSLKPAIHVIGNAPTALIRLVTLVEEGKMAPPALVVGMPVGFVNAAESKALLMNSESIPYIAIEGRKGGSALAACVINALAEVVLAEKNLSGEI, encoded by the coding sequence TTGTCCGGGAAAGTAGAACTTATGGCCGTGGCAAAGCCCGGTGATATTGAAAAAAAGTCTTTTGAAATTATTGATTCCGAAGTCCCGGAACCTCGCAGGTTTGACGGCATTGAATGGCAGATAGCAAGGCGCATGGTCCATACTACTGCTGATTTCGAGCTGATTGATCTCGTTCGCTTTCATCCGGATGCAGTTTCTGCCGGACTCGCAGCATTGCGGGAAGGGTGTTCTATTGTCACGGATACTGAAATGGCACGTTGCGGGATTCCCATGCGCCGGATGACTCCTTTAGGGTGCGAAGTGCGTTGTTTGATGAACGATCCGGAAGTTATTGCGTCAGCTAAGAAGAATTCCACTACCCGTGCTCATGCAGCCCTCGAACTTGCTGCCTCTTCTTTAAAGCCTGCAATCCACGTTATTGGTAATGCTCCCACAGCACTCATCAGATTGGTTACTCTGGTGGAGGAAGGGAAAATGGCGCCTCCGGCGTTGGTTGTCGGCATGCCTGTCGGTTTTGTGAATGCCGCCGAATCCAAGGCGCTGTTAATGAATAGTGAGTCGATACCTTATATTGCTATTGAAGGCAGAAAAGGAGGGTCAGCTCTTGCTGCATGCGTAATTAACGCTCTCGCAGAAGTTGTTCTTGCAGAAAAGAATCTTTCCGGTGAAATATGA
- the deoC gene encoding deoxyribose-phosphate aldolase produces the protein MDKIEKLASYIDHTLLNVTAVPADIEQLCREAVQYDFASVCVHPSHIARAAELLAGEKPIVCSVIGFPSGSTLSEVKMLEAMRAVEKGARELDMVVNIGALKAGDRNAFLNDIFMTVEGAGGVPVKAIIETGLLDDEQKKIACDLAVTAGASFVKTCTGFAPGCACVEDIKLMRSVVGNDIGVKASGGIKTYEQAQELLQAGASRIGTSSSIAIIRR, from the coding sequence ATGGACAAGATAGAGAAACTTGCTTCGTACATTGACCACACCTTGTTGAACGTAACAGCGGTTCCTGCAGATATTGAACAGCTGTGTCGAGAGGCAGTTCAGTACGACTTTGCATCTGTTTGTGTCCATCCTTCCCATATCGCCCGCGCTGCGGAGTTGTTAGCCGGTGAAAAGCCTATTGTGTGTTCCGTGATCGGTTTTCCTTCGGGGTCGACTTTATCAGAAGTGAAAATGCTTGAAGCTATGCGTGCTGTGGAAAAGGGCGCACGTGAATTGGACATGGTGGTTAATATCGGTGCCTTGAAAGCCGGTGATCGTAACGCTTTTCTGAATGATATTTTTATGACTGTGGAAGGAGCAGGAGGGGTTCCGGTAAAGGCGATTATTGAAACCGGGCTTCTTGATGATGAGCAGAAAAAGATTGCTTGTGATCTTGCGGTGACAGCGGGTGCCTCTTTTGTTAAGACATGCACCGGATTTGCCCCCGGTTGTGCTTGCGTAGAAGACATCAAACTTATGCGTTCTGTTGTCGGTAATGATATCGGCGTTAAGGCCAGCGGGGGAATTAAAACATATGAACAGGCTCAGGAACTGCTGCAGGCAGGAGCCAGCAGGATAGGTACTTCCTCTTCCATTGCTATAATAAGGAGATAA
- a CDS encoding amino acid ABC transporter permease has protein sequence MQWDVVWNNFDYFLWGAFPDGPLGGLAASIILALLGIFGAFWIGLAAGLMRLSRNRAVKTVSVIYIEVIRGVPLLMLIFWFYFLAPVVLGKPLPEFHCALIAFIVFTGAYIGEIVKAGVIALPRGQMEAARGTGLSHVQAMRYVILPQALRNMIPSFVNQFVSLTKDTSLAYIIGVNELTRTATQVNNRTLSAPTEIFITIAILYFIVCYVLTWSSRRMEAHMAKYQARDR, from the coding sequence GTGCAATGGGATGTAGTTTGGAACAACTTTGATTATTTTCTTTGGGGCGCCTTTCCTGACGGACCTCTCGGCGGTCTGGCTGCCAGTATTATTCTGGCGTTGCTCGGTATTTTCGGTGCATTCTGGATAGGCCTTGCTGCGGGCTTGATGCGTCTTTCGCGCAATAGGGCTGTTAAAACTGTATCTGTAATTTATATTGAGGTCATACGCGGGGTGCCGCTGCTGATGCTCATTTTTTGGTTCTATTTTCTGGCTCCGGTTGTGCTCGGAAAACCACTGCCGGAATTTCATTGTGCACTGATCGCTTTTATCGTCTTTACTGGTGCGTATATCGGTGAAATTGTAAAAGCAGGGGTTATTGCCCTGCCAAGAGGGCAGATGGAAGCTGCTCGTGGTACGGGACTTTCTCACGTTCAGGCCATGCGCTACGTCATTCTGCCGCAGGCTTTGCGCAATATGATTCCTTCTTTTGTTAACCAGTTCGTATCCCTGACCAAGGATACCTCCCTTGCCTATATCATCGGGGTAAACGAGCTTACCCGTACAGCGACTCAGGTTAATAACAGGACTTTGTCCGCACCAACAGAAATCTTTATTACTATTGCGATTCTTTATTTTATTGTTTGCTACGTGCTCACTTGGTCCAGTCGCCGGATGGAAGCGCACATGGCTAAGTATCAGGCTAGAGATCGTTAG
- a CDS encoding amino acid ABC transporter permease, with the protein MNYQFDWNLVLSGQYGQWIIDGVKITLQISAVSIVFTLLLGTIVAVMRMSKFKPFEWFSFAFVEFFRNTPLLIQIFFWYFGSYAILPEAVNEWLYDHDFEFAAGVISLTVYTAAFVAEEIRAGINSIPKNQLEASRATGLSFLQAYRYVILPQAFRIIIPPLISQSLNLIKNSSLVMTIGVMDLTYMARQIESYTFHGFEAFTVATVIYLCISLVVSLMINMYNKHFLLQIKY; encoded by the coding sequence TTGAATTATCAGTTTGATTGGAATCTGGTTCTTAGCGGACAATACGGTCAGTGGATTATCGACGGGGTAAAAATCACCCTGCAGATATCTGCAGTCTCTATCGTATTTACATTGCTCCTTGGAACTATTGTCGCAGTTATGCGCATGTCCAAGTTCAAGCCATTCGAATGGTTCAGCTTTGCTTTCGTAGAGTTTTTTAGAAATACGCCGCTGCTGATCCAAATATTTTTCTGGTATTTCGGTTCATATGCCATTCTGCCCGAAGCGGTAAACGAATGGCTATATGATCATGATTTCGAATTTGCGGCCGGTGTAATTTCCCTGACCGTTTATACTGCCGCATTTGTGGCTGAAGAAATCAGGGCCGGGATCAACTCCATTCCCAAGAACCAGCTGGAAGCCTCCCGTGCAACCGGGCTTTCCTTTCTGCAGGCGTACCGTTACGTTATTCTGCCGCAGGCTTTCAGAATCATCATACCACCACTTATTTCACAGTCGCTGAACCTTATTAAAAACTCGTCACTGGTCATGACTATCGGGGTTATGGACCTCACCTACATGGCCCGCCAGATCGAATCCTATACTTTCCACGGCTTCGAAGCTTTTACTGTGGCGACCGTTATCTATCTGTGTATCTCATTGGTCGTGTCACTCATGATCAATATGTATAACAAGCATTTCCTGCTGCAAATTAAATACTAG
- a CDS encoding ABC transporter substrate-binding protein, producing MRRLSIIVAMVLAMALCASVAMADKLQEVKARGVLMCGVKDAVVPFGYIDEDTKKLVGLDIDICNYIAKELGVKAEFKPVTSATRIPMVVQGSIDLAAATMTHKIARDDTIDFSITYFMDGQKLLVKKGSGINSVADLKGKKVGTAKGSTSEQNIMAAQPDCKVLSFEGYPQAMLALKQGKVKAVTTDSTILLGLKNSDPNPEKWEIVGEFISPEPYGIGLPENESNFRDAVNQALIKMWKSGDYKTAYNKWFGPDTKYYLPLTWNMEVWP from the coding sequence ATGAGAAGACTCTCAATTATTGTTGCTATGGTTTTGGCGATGGCTCTTTGCGCATCCGTTGCAATGGCTGACAAACTGCAGGAAGTAAAAGCCCGCGGTGTTCTGATGTGCGGTGTTAAAGATGCCGTTGTTCCCTTCGGTTACATTGACGAAGACACCAAGAAGCTCGTTGGTCTGGATATCGACATCTGTAATTACATCGCCAAGGAACTGGGTGTGAAGGCAGAGTTCAAACCCGTAACTTCCGCCACCCGTATTCCCATGGTTGTTCAGGGCTCCATTGATCTTGCTGCTGCTACCATGACTCACAAGATTGCCCGTGACGACACCATTGACTTCTCCATTACTTACTTCATGGACGGTCAGAAGCTGCTCGTTAAGAAAGGTTCGGGCATCAATTCCGTTGCTGACCTGAAAGGCAAAAAAGTAGGTACCGCTAAAGGTTCCACTTCTGAGCAGAACATCATGGCTGCACAGCCTGACTGTAAGGTTCTTTCCTTTGAAGGTTACCCCCAGGCAATGCTTGCTCTCAAGCAGGGTAAAGTTAAGGCTGTAACCACTGACTCCACCATCCTTCTCGGTCTCAAGAACTCCGATCCTAATCCCGAAAAATGGGAAATCGTTGGTGAGTTCATCTCTCCCGAACCTTACGGTATCGGTCTTCCCGAGAACGAATCAAACTTCCGTGATGCAGTTAACCAGGCTCTCATTAAAATGTGGAAGTCCGGCGACTACAAGACTGCATACAACAAGTGGTTCGGTCCTGACACCAAGTACTACCTGCCTCTTACTTGGAACATGGAAGTTTGGCCCTAA
- a CDS encoding amino acid ABC transporter ATP-binding protein, producing the protein MAMIEIKNLHKWYGDFHVLKGINDHVDKGEVLVICGPSGSGKSTFIRCINRLEDYQKGTITFDGKDILDKSVNINDLRAEIGIVFQQFNLYPHLTVLDNVTLAPLKVRNVPKAEAEETALYLLERVGIHDQAHKYPAELSGGQQQRVAIARALAMKPKAMLFDEPTSALDPEMINEVLNVMKDLAREGMTMLCVTHEMGFAREVADRVIFMDGGEVIEQAPPEEFFRNPKHERAKMFLKEIL; encoded by the coding sequence ATGGCAATGATTGAAATTAAGAATCTCCACAAGTGGTATGGGGATTTTCATGTATTAAAAGGTATCAACGATCATGTAGACAAAGGTGAAGTGCTTGTAATCTGCGGCCCCAGTGGTTCCGGTAAGAGTACTTTCATCCGTTGTATCAACAGACTCGAAGATTACCAGAAAGGGACAATTACATTTGATGGTAAGGACATTCTTGACAAGAGTGTAAATATTAATGACCTGCGCGCCGAAATCGGTATTGTTTTCCAGCAGTTCAACCTTTATCCCCACCTGACCGTATTGGACAACGTTACCCTTGCACCCTTGAAAGTGCGTAATGTTCCCAAGGCTGAAGCCGAGGAAACAGCACTTTACCTTCTTGAAAGGGTTGGAATCCACGATCAGGCCCATAAATATCCCGCAGAACTTTCCGGCGGACAGCAGCAGCGCGTTGCAATTGCAAGGGCTTTGGCCATGAAACCCAAGGCCATGCTTTTTGACGAGCCTACTTCCGCGCTGGACCCGGAAATGATCAACGAAGTTCTTAATGTAATGAAAGACCTTGCCCGTGAAGGCATGACCATGCTTTGCGTTACCCATGAAATGGGGTTTGCCCGTGAAGTGGCAGACCGTGTGATTTTCATGGATGGCGGTGAAGTTATCGAACAGGCTCCCCCGGAGGAGTTCTTTCGCAATCCCAAGCATGAAAGAGCAAAAATGTTCTTGAAGGAGATATTGTAA
- a CDS encoding DegV family protein, protein MAAASKLIANSPHLDAINVFPVPDGDTGANMAGTMRSIVSSTGKSVERSIEKMTALIAESALDGAKGNSGAILAQFLCGFAEGVKDMPKLSPADFAQAASMAAKRSCEAISDPKDGTILSVIRDWAAHLHANGDKYRDFHHLLSDSLEYARNSAKCTTEKLAELKAAGVVDAGAQGFVYLLEGIVDLLENGKIEKSFLPDARNSKSFANVQDKVAVESLDFRFCTEFLLKGQDIDRVAIRDSICEMGDSLIVAGTPSSVKIHIHTNDPDAVEEIVCNYGEVVKRKADDMLVQHKRLLADERTVGILTDSTCDLPDEVLKEYDIRVVPMRLSIDENEYIDRVTLSSSEFYKILPSAKRALSSQPTPGDMKRAYAKVSSDYEDVVSLHVAKVLSGTFQNALTVSSPFDNVSAIDSKMLTIGLGLPVLEAARAAKKGATAAEVRRIADRAVENVKIFVTIDCLDYAVRGGRLSKGQGMIAKALNIKPILQFAGEGHPKVVAKSFGVKRQEDALIKLVKDNAYGRGNFRYAISHADTPETAERFRRVLKAEFGAEPEFVVEASPVLGLHSGPGACAVAFLTDD, encoded by the coding sequence GTGGCCGCTGCAAGCAAACTGATAGCTAATTCCCCGCATTTGGATGCTATCAATGTGTTTCCGGTTCCAGATGGTGATACCGGGGCCAATATGGCCGGCACAATGCGCAGCATAGTAAGTTCCACCGGTAAATCTGTGGAGCGCTCCATTGAAAAAATGACCGCCCTTATTGCGGAATCAGCCCTTGACGGTGCAAAAGGTAACTCCGGTGCTATTCTGGCTCAGTTCCTTTGTGGATTCGCTGAGGGTGTGAAAGATATGCCTAAACTTTCTCCCGCAGATTTTGCCCAGGCTGCTTCCATGGCTGCCAAGCGTTCCTGCGAGGCTATTTCTGATCCCAAAGACGGAACTATTCTCAGTGTTATCCGTGATTGGGCTGCCCACCTGCATGCTAATGGCGATAAATATCGCGATTTTCATCATCTGCTTTCCGATTCTCTCGAATACGCGCGGAACTCCGCAAAGTGCACCACTGAAAAATTGGCCGAACTTAAGGCTGCCGGTGTTGTTGACGCCGGAGCTCAGGGCTTTGTTTACCTGCTGGAAGGCATTGTAGACTTGCTGGAGAACGGCAAGATTGAAAAAAGTTTTCTGCCTGATGCTCGCAACTCCAAATCTTTTGCCAATGTTCAGGATAAGGTGGCGGTCGAATCTCTTGATTTCCGCTTTTGCACTGAATTCCTTCTCAAGGGACAGGATATTGATCGTGTCGCTATTCGCGATTCCATCTGCGAAATGGGTGACAGTCTGATTGTTGCCGGGACTCCCTCATCGGTTAAGATTCATATTCATACCAATGATCCAGATGCAGTTGAAGAGATTGTCTGCAATTATGGTGAGGTGGTTAAGCGCAAGGCTGATGATATGCTGGTTCAGCATAAGCGCCTCCTTGCTGACGAGCGCACTGTCGGTATTCTCACCGACAGTACCTGTGACCTTCCTGATGAAGTGCTGAAAGAGTATGACATTCGCGTGGTTCCCATGCGCTTATCCATTGATGAAAATGAATACATCGATCGGGTAACCCTCAGTTCCAGTGAATTTTATAAAATTCTTCCTTCTGCGAAGAGAGCGCTTTCTTCCCAGCCGACTCCCGGCGATATGAAGCGAGCCTACGCCAAGGTTTCTTCTGATTATGAAGACGTTGTTTCTCTGCACGTTGCCAAAGTGCTTAGCGGGACATTTCAAAATGCCCTGACTGTAAGCAGTCCTTTTGACAATGTTTCCGCCATTGACAGTAAAATGCTGACTATCGGTCTCGGTTTGCCTGTTCTTGAAGCTGCCCGTGCAGCCAAGAAGGGTGCTACTGCCGCTGAGGTCCGCAGGATTGCTGATAGGGCGGTGGAGAATGTAAAGATTTTCGTAACAATTGACTGTCTGGATTATGCCGTGCGCGGCGGACGTTTGAGCAAAGGACAGGGGATGATTGCCAAGGCTTTGAATATTAAGCCTATCCTGCAGTTTGCCGGTGAAGGTCATCCTAAGGTTGTTGCCAAGTCCTTTGGTGTTAAGCGTCAGGAAGACGCCTTGATCAAACTGGTCAAGGATAATGCTTACGGACGTGGTAACTTCAGATATGCCATTTCACACGCAGATACTCCCGAGACCGCCGAAAGGTTCAGGCGTGTTCTGAAGGCAGAATTCGGTGCTGAGCCGGAGTTTGTTGTTGAGGCTTCTCCTGTGCTGGGGCTGCACTCCGGTCCCGGAGCATGTGCGGTGGCTTTTCTCACTGACGATTAG
- a CDS encoding efflux RND transporter periplasmic adaptor subunit — MLRIKTTTSMHPAHRFMIVLIAILFCLLLAGCKDEKKNAGGYPPAPVTVAKARLENTSYYLTAIGTVKAVDTITVRSRVTGYLSKTFINDGQYVTKGQQLFTMDPSPYEASIGQLRAELASDITKYEQAKKDYNRYRDLVRRKVVSEENYEEKRLDMKTASDAIAVTKAKLTDAKNDLNYCFIRSPIDGLAGYVTPTEGNLIEENKDELVVINKISPIAVNFYLPQKYLAEVQKYSANKTLEVLAITEGRDKPENGELTFIDNNVDTKTGTIWMQGRFANTNKALWPGNYVEIRLKLYDEDVINIPMEATCTGPKGNFVWIAHSNNTVDMRPVMVDRRAGKMDIISNGLKDKETIVTDGQLRLYPGAAIAIKGKTTNSTASTPQSKNGE, encoded by the coding sequence ATGCTACGGATCAAAACAACCACCTCAATGCATCCAGCTCACCGCTTTATGATAGTATTGATTGCCATTCTTTTTTGTCTTCTGCTTGCAGGTTGCAAAGATGAAAAGAAAAACGCAGGCGGATACCCTCCAGCGCCAGTTACTGTCGCAAAAGCTAGGCTGGAGAATACGTCCTATTACCTGACTGCAATCGGAACGGTTAAGGCAGTGGACACTATCACCGTCCGCTCAAGGGTAACCGGATATCTAAGTAAAACTTTTATCAACGACGGACAATATGTAACCAAGGGCCAACAACTCTTCACCATGGACCCGTCTCCTTATGAAGCCTCCATCGGTCAGCTTAGAGCTGAACTTGCTTCTGACATCACCAAATATGAACAAGCCAAGAAAGACTACAACCGTTACCGTGACCTTGTACGACGCAAAGTTGTCAGTGAAGAAAACTATGAAGAAAAACGGTTGGACATGAAAACAGCCAGCGATGCAATTGCTGTGACCAAAGCAAAGCTGACCGATGCTAAAAACGATCTTAACTACTGCTTTATACGCTCACCTATTGATGGTCTTGCCGGTTATGTAACACCTACCGAGGGCAACCTTATTGAAGAAAACAAAGACGAACTGGTAGTCATCAATAAGATTTCTCCCATTGCTGTAAATTTCTACCTGCCGCAAAAATATCTGGCTGAGGTTCAAAAATACTCTGCCAATAAAACTCTTGAGGTACTCGCCATTACCGAGGGCCGCGACAAACCGGAAAACGGAGAACTAACCTTCATTGACAATAACGTGGACACCAAGACCGGAACCATCTGGATGCAGGGGCGCTTTGCCAACACTAACAAAGCCCTCTGGCCCGGCAACTATGTTGAAATCCGCCTTAAACTTTATGATGAGGATGTAATCAATATTCCCATGGAGGCGACCTGCACCGGACCGAAAGGCAATTTTGTCTGGATAGCACACAGCAACAATACCGTGGATATGCGTCCCGTTATGGTCGATCGCAGGGCCGGGAAAATGGACATAATCAGTAACGGCTTAAAGGATAAGGAGACCATCGTTACGGATGGTCAATTACGTCTCTATCCCGGAGCAGCCATTGCGATTAAAGGAAAAACAACTAATTCCACTGCATCAACACCTCAATCAAAGAACGGTGAATAA
- a CDS encoding efflux RND transporter permease subunit, with the protein MNITELFIKRPVMTSLVVIGMVFFGIVGYLRLPVSYLPAVEFPTLQVTATLPGASASTMASSVATPLEKEFTSTPGLRSMSSVNSQGQTLITLQFDLDRDIDGAASDTQAAISRASGNLPTDLPQQPYYEKFNPADDPVLYMAIWSDSLPLYKVNEYTTTFLTDTISMVNGVSKVEVYGESKLAVRVRVNPEKLAARGMNIDDIRQAIAEQNVKEPVGTLDNKMQSVTIEATGQLKNADEFMPMIFESENGRTVRLSEVGEVINSVQSDKSGSWIDGKRGIVIAIKKQPGSNTIEVCETIREMLPTIRNQIPAGIQMKVLYDRSEPIKEAVDDVQVTLLLAIFFVICVIFFFLKNLSATIIASVAVPVSIVFTFAIMYVLGYSLDTLSLLALTLSVGFVVDDAVVMIENIVRHLETGKKPYQAALDGAKQITFTIISMTLSLAVVFIPLMYMSGIIGRILHEFAMTITVAILASGIVSLTMTPMLASRILKPGSKLSESDPVFDFLLRMYDRSLHFVMRHRAWTMGAAGLILLATIHFFMVIPKGFLPTDDMSYCQGFAQAKQGISYNAMKDHIKKLEPILMADPNIKSVITVAGAPIQNQGYVFPMLTSPGDRKMTADEVARQLMYKLNNEPGIMVWIQNPPMIRLTAKSTKNLYQYTVQAPDQEELFSIAPKFEMQMRQIPFLTGLTSDLLDQNPELWVKIDRDKASYYGVTAHDIENTLNSAYSERKVSTIYGDTDQYWVILQVLPYNQRDPRDLMKLHVANKNGDLIRLDNLASFEEKPGPMQVNHTGMLPSVTYSFNIAPGYSLSDATASINELALNNLPDTVVSNFEGTADEFQKSMASVYFLLAIAIFVIFMILGILYESYIHPITIISGLPSAAIGGLLTLTIFGKDLDLFGIVGVIMLIGIVKKNAIMVVDFALEAEEKDNLSPSEAAMKGSLERFRPIMMTTIAAIAGAMPIALGLGAGAQARQPMGLAIVGGLILSQVVTLYLTPVFYTYMDSYQKWSYERGRAKRELLGIPHKKD; encoded by the coding sequence ATGAATATCACCGAACTTTTCATTAAACGCCCGGTCATGACCTCTCTAGTGGTCATCGGCATGGTCTTTTTCGGAATCGTGGGATATCTCCGACTCCCGGTAAGTTACCTGCCTGCGGTTGAATTCCCGACCCTGCAGGTTACAGCCACCCTGCCCGGAGCCAGCGCCTCCACAATGGCTTCATCAGTAGCGACACCGCTGGAAAAAGAATTCACCTCCACTCCGGGCCTACGCTCCATGAGTTCCGTAAACTCGCAAGGCCAGACCCTGATCACCCTGCAATTCGACCTTGACCGCGACATTGACGGAGCGGCCTCGGACACACAGGCTGCTATTTCACGCGCCAGCGGCAATCTGCCCACTGACCTGCCGCAACAGCCCTACTATGAAAAATTCAACCCTGCAGACGACCCGGTGCTGTATATGGCAATCTGGTCGGACTCACTCCCTTTATATAAGGTTAACGAGTACACAACCACCTTCCTGACCGACACCATTTCCATGGTCAACGGAGTCTCAAAGGTAGAGGTTTACGGGGAATCCAAACTGGCGGTACGCGTACGCGTCAACCCTGAAAAACTTGCTGCACGGGGCATGAACATTGATGATATCCGTCAGGCTATTGCCGAGCAGAACGTAAAGGAGCCGGTCGGAACACTGGACAACAAAATGCAATCGGTGACTATTGAAGCCACCGGCCAGTTAAAGAATGCCGACGAATTCATGCCGATGATTTTTGAATCGGAAAACGGCAGGACCGTGCGCCTCTCCGAAGTTGGTGAAGTCATCAACTCCGTACAGTCGGACAAATCCGGATCATGGATTGACGGCAAACGCGGTATAGTTATCGCCATCAAAAAACAGCCCGGTTCAAATACGATTGAGGTATGCGAAACCATCAGGGAAATGCTGCCGACCATCCGCAACCAGATTCCTGCCGGAATTCAGATGAAGGTTCTCTATGACCGTTCCGAACCCATCAAGGAAGCGGTTGACGATGTACAGGTAACCCTGCTGCTGGCAATATTCTTCGTTATCTGCGTTATCTTCTTTTTCCTGAAAAACCTATCCGCTACCATCATTGCTTCCGTGGCAGTCCCGGTCTCCATCGTCTTCACTTTCGCCATAATGTATGTTCTGGGCTATTCGCTGGATACCCTCTCACTGCTGGCCTTGACCCTTTCCGTAGGATTTGTTGTCGATGATGCGGTAGTCATGATCGAAAATATTGTCCGCCATCTGGAAACGGGAAAGAAGCCTTATCAGGCAGCGTTGGATGGAGCGAAACAAATCACCTTTACCATCATATCCATGACCCTCTCGCTGGCGGTCGTTTTTATTCCGCTCATGTACATGTCCGGGATCATCGGGCGTATCCTGCATGAATTTGCCATGACCATTACCGTGGCAATCCTTGCATCGGGCATTGTTTCCTTAACAATGACCCCCATGCTTGCCAGCCGCATTCTCAAACCGGGAAGCAAATTGTCCGAATCTGATCCGGTATTTGATTTCCTGCTGCGCATGTATGATCGTTCCCTGCATTTTGTAATGCGTCATCGAGCGTGGACCATGGGTGCAGCCGGACTGATCCTGCTGGCGACCATTCACTTTTTCATGGTCATTCCCAAGGGGTTCCTGCCCACCGATGACATGAGCTATTGTCAAGGATTTGCACAGGCCAAACAGGGTATTTCCTACAATGCCATGAAGGATCATATCAAAAAGCTTGAACCTATCCTCATGGCTGATCCGAATATAAAAAGTGTCATCACCGTAGCCGGAGCGCCCATCCAGAACCAAGGGTATGTTTTCCCCATGCTGACATCTCCGGGTGACCGGAAGATGACCGCGGATGAGGTAGCCCGCCAGCTCATGTATAAATTGAACAATGAACCGGGAATCATGGTCTGGATTCAAAACCCGCCCATGATCCGCCTGACAGCGAAGTCCACCAAGAACCTTTACCAGTACACAGTACAGGCACCGGATCAGGAGGAGCTGTTTTCAATTGCCCCGAAATTTGAAATGCAGATGCGCCAGATTCCGTTTCTGACCGGTCTTACCTCGGACCTGCTGGACCAGAACCCGGAACTCTGGGTCAAGATAGATCGTGACAAGGCTTCCTACTACGGAGTCACCGCTCACGATATAGAGAACACACTTAATTCAGCATACTCAGAACGCAAAGTTTCAACCATTTACGGAGATACGGACCAGTACTGGGTAATCCTGCAGGTTCTGCCATACAACCAGCGCGACCCACGCGACCTTATGAAGCTGCATGTCGCCAACAAAAACGGAGACCTGATCAGGCTGGATAACCTAGCCAGCTTTGAGGAGAAACCCGGCCCCATGCAGGTTAACCATACCGGCATGCTGCCCTCGGTAACCTACTCATTCAACATTGCTCCGGGTTATTCCCTGAGTGACGCCACTGCGTCCATCAATGAGCTGGCCTTGAACAATCTACCGGATACCGTGGTTTCCAATTTTGAGGGAACTGCTGACGAATTCCAGAAATCCATGGCCAGCGTTTATTTCCTGCTGGCTATCGCGATCTTTGTCATTTTTATGATTCTGGGAATTCTGTATGAAAGCTACATCCATCCCATTACCATCATTTCCGGCTTGCCGTCTGCGGCAATCGGCGGACTTTTAACCTTGACCATCTTCGGCAAGGACCTCGACCTGTTCGGCATTGTCGGGGTCATCATGCTTATCGGTATCGTAAAGAAAAACGCCATCATGGTGGTGGACTTTGCCCTTGAAGCCGAAGAGAAAGACAACCTTTCCCCGTCTGAAGCAGCAATGAAAGGATCGCTGGAAAGGTTCCGTCCGATCATGATGACTACTATCGCTGCCATTGCCGGAGCCATGCCCATCGCACTGGGACTCGGTGCCGGAGCACAGGCCCGTCAGCCCATGGGCCTCGCCATTGTGGGTGGCCTGATTCTCTCACAAGTTGTAACCCTTTACCTGACCCCCGTCTTCTACACCTATATGGATTCGTACCAGAAATGGTCCTACGAACGCGGGCGAGCCAAACGCGAATTGCTCGGTATCCCACATAAAAAAGATTAA
- a CDS encoding STAS domain-containing protein: MTSINDSVKRIGLGANALKLKEKVEGQNSDTVQSLDSVINQAFDAQFDFIERRKGEFTIFAPKGRISNATVKFFKNRIYSAAAEQGCKIIINLRYASLIDSVGLGMLINAHKTADQKGGMVVFTDVPERIMKNLKMLYMDRFLKFAPDMKHAVRMMDW, from the coding sequence ATGACTAGCATAAATGACAGTGTAAAACGCATTGGTCTCGGGGCCAATGCCTTGAAGTTAAAGGAAAAGGTAGAGGGGCAAAATTCTGACACTGTGCAGAGTCTCGACTCTGTGATCAATCAGGCTTTTGATGCTCAATTTGATTTTATTGAGCGACGAAAGGGGGAGTTCACCATTTTCGCACCCAAGGGACGGATCAGTAATGCCACTGTGAAGTTCTTCAAGAATAGAATTTATAGCGCAGCGGCTGAACAGGGCTGCAAAATCATTATCAATCTCAGGTATGCAAGCCTGATTGACAGTGTCGGCCTTGGAATGCTCATTAATGCCCACAAAACTGCGGATCAGAAAGGTGGGATGGTCGTTTTTACCGATGTTCCGGAAAGGATTATGAAGAACCTCAAGATGTTATACATGGATAGGTTTCTCAAGTTCGCTCCAGACATGAAGCATGCAGTACGGATGATGGATTGGTAG